In Cryptococcus gattii WM276 chromosome B, complete sequence, the DNA window CCAGATGAAAGTGAAGCATATCAGATCCTGTCTGACCCAGACTCGCGAGCTTTCTACGATAAAGTTGGCAAGGATGCGATGAATCGCCCTGAGGAGGGTAATATTGACCCTCAGGAAATCTTCTCACAAATCTTTGGCGGCGGTGAGTGAGCAATGAGTACCCTTGTGATTTTGTTTGGTGCAGCCGCTGACGATTGCCATGCAGAGGCATTCTTTGATTACGTGAGTCTTCATGCACGAAGATGTCTCCTAACGTACTTTTAGATCGGCGAGATTGCCCTTGTCAAGGATTTTACCACCACAATGGATGTTGTCATGTCCCCCGAAGAAAAGGCCGAGATGGAAGCGGCTGCCAAGGCCGACGCCGAAGCTTCCGAAGAGGCCAACGAACCCTCATCAAAGACATCTGCGGCAGCTACTGCAGCTGCCGTCTCAGCCACAGCTGACCCGTTAGGACAATCCGCTGCTGGTGCAGCGAACGAAGCTGCTCAAGCAGAAGTCGGTGTGAGCGGCGAACATCAAGCGCTTGCTTTGCACTCTACTGCTTCAGGAGCTAGCACACCGACAGGCAAGGCAGACGGAGAAGTGGATGCACATGGTGTAGCAAAGAAACCAGAAAGCAGCAAAAAGGGCAAGCCCAAGTTGACACCTGAGCAAAAGGCACAGTTGGAAGCTTTGGAAAAGaagcaggaggaggaaaagcAAAAGAGGATTATAACTCTGCAAGATAAGCTCGTGCAGAGGATTAGGCCTTTTGTTGATGCCAAAAACCCCGGCGATATCGACGACCCGGAGACTAAGGCTTTTGAGAACCGAATAAGGATCGAAGCTGAAGATCTCAAGCTTGAATCTTTCGGCGTTGAAGTGAGCCTACTTACCATTTTTTCGTATGTTTAACCGCTGATGTAATCTTTCAGATGCTCCATACTATCGGTCAAGTCTACATTACCAAAGCAGGCAACTTTTTGAAGAGCAAAAAGTTCTTCGGTGGCGGCTTCTTCGGGCGGCtaaaggagaagggagggatgatgaaggagggCTGGAACTTGTTAGGTTCTGCGTAAGTTATATGTTCGCACATCATAGCCAAAGCTCACCACGAAACAGGGTCGGTGTACAAAGCGCTATGGCTGAAATGGAGAGGCTGGAGGCAAAGGGCGACGCTTCTCAAGAAGAAATTGAAGCCCTTGCACAAGAGTTGTCCAGCAAGATGTTGTTGACCACATGGCGTGCCACTCGATGGGAAGTCATCAATGTAAGTCTCTTCTCGTGCGGACTTGATGCGCGTCCTCCTGTCTATGCAATGGCTAATGGTGACTCCTTTAGGTGCTTAACGTGGTAGTCGACCGAGTGCTCTATGAACATAGTATTCGCAAGGATATAGCTCTCAGGCGCGCCAAAGCGATCATGACTATTGGTGCTATCTTTAAGGCAGTCGAGGCGGATGAGTCTGACGATGAAAGACGAGAACTTGAGAGGTATGTCCGCCTAAATTCCCTCAAATAAGGATTAGATTTTAATGTCATCGCAGGCTTGTTATGAACGCAGgcaaaaagaagaaggaagagaaggaaaagaagggtTGGTTCGGCAGATCGCATGCCCACAAGCCTGAAACAACCACCCctgagaaggaggaaggcCCCAAGGTGACAATTTAAATGTTAGGTCTGGGATACAGTGTAGAGAGTCACGAATTCGTTAATGAGATAGAGTCTTATGATAATTCTTGTTTTGTACTGAGTACATCGCGCCTGCATAACTATCGATTGCGCATGTCCAAAACTCACACAACATATCTATCTATATaattatatatatatatatatatatacgtGTTTTACTTGCCCTTATCGTTGCTTAATCCTAACATCTCCATATCGTGTCTCAATTTCATCTCCCTCTGCCGATGGAAGAATCTTTCTTCAACCTTCTGCTCGAGTGCATCTTGGGCTGCTTTGGCTTCAGTCTGTTGTAATGAATCCTTGGCGACTGCTTGGCGACGTTTCCGACGACGATAGTATCTGAATAGGACGGAGATTATAAGGAAAAGTCCAAAAATGGAAAGTGTACCTATTGACCACAAACGGTGATTGCAGTTAGTGCATAATGACGTTGTACGATCTGGCAAGATTAGAAAGACGGTTCCAAACGTACTGACGACGGCGTTGCATTCTGACGGGTTGTCATTACACCAATTTTTGGCTTTTTCCGAGTAGCTTTCATCGTCTCGCTGTAACAATGTAGACTTTTTGAACGAAAACGTCGAATCTGTGACGCTCTTTTTTTCCCAGTCGGCAAGGGGTCGGCTACGGACAAGTGTCGGTgcgagaaggaggaaggtgTGGCCAAGCAACATGGGGTTGAAAGAGTGGTTCAGATTGGCCGCCAACATCTTTGTCTTTATCCTATTGTTGGAAGCCCTGTAAGGGCGGCAAAACTCACGGAGGAGCCGATTGCAAGATTTGATGCTCTGTGTCGATGATCAACCAAAATTTGTGGGGATATCCGGGAGCAGATATGCCTGTCTGAATGGGTCGTTATTTA includes these proteins:
- a CDS encoding uncharacterized protein (Similar to TIGR gene model, INSD accession AAW40917.1), which encodes MVKDTQLYDLLEVQPDATDIQLKKAYRKLAIKYHPDKNPAPEAAEKFKDIGEAYQILSDPDSRAFYDKVGKDAMNRPEEGNIDPQEIFSQIFGGEAFFDYIGEIALVKDFTTTMDVVMSPEEKAEMEAAAKADAEASEEANEPSSKTSAAATAAAVSATADPLGQSAAGAANEAAQAEVGVSGEHQALALHSTASGASTPTGKADGEVDAHGVAKKPESSKKGKPKLTPEQKAQLEALEKKQEEEKQKRIITLQDKLVQRIRPFVDAKNPGDIDDPETKAFENRIRIEAEDLKLESFGVEMLHTIGQVYITKAGNFLKSKKFFGGGFFGRLKEKGGMMKEGWNLLGSAVGVQSAMAEMERLEAKGDASQEEIEALAQELSSKMLLTTWRATRWEVINVLNVVVDRVLYEHSIRKDIALRRAKAIMTIGAIFKAVEADESDDERRELERLVMNAGKKKKEEKEKKGWFGRSHAHKPETTTPEKEEGPKVTI